AGCACTTCAACTCTTGGAACGCCGTTTTGCATTCCTTTGTCCAGGAAAACACTTTCTTCAAAGTCTTGAAGAATGGAAGGCATTTGTCTGTGGCCTTCGAGACGAACTTGTTGAGGGTTGCTATTCTTCCTGTGAGGGATTGCACTTCTTTGATCGTCCTGGATGAAGACATTTCAAGGATGGCCTTGACCTTCTCGGGTTTTGCTTCGATCCCTCTCTGTGAAACCATAAACCCGAGAAATTTTCCTGAGGAAACCCCAAAAGCATACTTGGACGAATTTAGCTTCATGCTATACTGCCTAAGCTTATTGAATGTCTCCGTGAGGTCGTCCAGATGATCCTATTCCTCtttgctcttgacgagcatatcatcAACGTACACCTCCGTGTTTCTCCCGATTTGTTTCTCAAACATCTAGTTCACCAACCTTTGATAGGTGGCACCAGCGTTCTTGAGTCCAAAAGGCATGACCCGGTAACAGTAGAGCCCCTAGCTGGTGATAAAAACAGtcttttcttggtcttcttcagccatttgTATCTGGTTGTATCCGGAGAACGCATCCATAAACGTGAGAAGTTTGTGTCCTACAGTGGAGTCCATCAGCTGGTCGATTCTGGGTAGTGGGAAACTGTCTTTTAGGTAAGCTTGATTTAGATCTGTGAAGtcgacacacattctccacttcccGTTTGCTTTCTTGACCATGACAACGTTGGCCAACCACTCGAGGTAGTGGAATTCCTGAATAAATTTTGCTGCAAGTAACTTATTTACCTCGTCCATCACTGCCTTGTTTCGCTAGGGGGCAAAGACTCTCCTTTTTTGCTGGACGGGCTTTTTTCCCAGGTCAACATTCAGGTGATGTTGGATGAGGCTTGCTGGGATGCTCGGCATATTCTCGTGGCTCCAAGCGAATATATTGAGGTTATTTTTTAGGCAGCTGACGATCCCTTCCTTCGTCCTGGGACTCAGATTCATCCCTATTTGGGTTGTCTTTGGTGGACTCCCTTCAACCAGCTCTATCGTTTCTAGCTTCTCCACGATCTTCGGcgttttttctttgattgtccACGTATGGTTCTCTTTTGAGGTTAGGACGGCCTGGTAGCACTCTCTTGCCAACACTTGGTCTCCTTTAATTTCTCCGATACCCTGTTCTGTTGGAAACTTCACTTTTAAGCAGTATGTGGAAATAGCAGCCTTCCAGCGATTGAGCATTGGTCGTCCTATGATCACGTTGTAGGACGAGGGTGAGTCCACTACCAATAAATTATGCTGGTTGGTTACCTGGAGGGGGTATGATCCGGCTGTCACTGTCAACTTCACTATTCCCCTGGGGTATACCTTGTCTCCATTGAAACTGACGAGGGGGGACTCAAAAGGATGGAGCCTTTTTAGGTCTAGTTTTAGTTGCTGGAAAGTGGGAAGATAGATTATATCGGCTGAGCTCCCACTATTGACCAGGACTCTTCGCGTATTGAACCCTCGATCATGATCATAATGACGAGTGGGTCATCATAAGGTTGCTTTACACCCCTGGCGTCTTCTTCTGAGAAATACATGTCTTGGTTGGTTCGTCTTTGCTTCAAGGGAGGTATACTATGAACACTGTTTACCTGCCTTTGGTATGACTTCCTAAGGGATTTGAATGATCCTCCCGTGGTTGGTCCCCCGACGATGGTCTTTATCTCCCCCAGTGCGCTTTGTGGACGAGGTGGGGGGCGGTCTTTGTCTTTCCTTGAACCGCCTTGCTGGCTTTTCTGGTCGTACCTGCCGGAATCTCCCCTTTTTACATATTGTTGTAGTTTCCCATTACGGATGAGCTCTTCAATCTGCTCCTTCAGATCCCTACAATCCTCTGTGTAATGCCCATGGTCTTTGTGAAAACGACAATATTTCCTCTTATCGCGCAAACTAGGCGCTGAATGGAGTGGTCTTAGCCACTTGAGAGACGGTTCGTCCCTTATCTCCATTAGAATCTGGTCAACAGGCATCATTAACGGTGTGAATTTCGTTGGACGAGGGTTCTTGTCCTCCTCCGCCTATTTCCTTCGTCATTCCGTTAATTAGCCCGGTCTCTTTTTTGTCCTCGTCAATTGtcctccttttccttcttcttttccttgttcTTTTCTGCTCCGTAATGGCTGCTAGAGCTTCTTCCACATTCATATATTTCTGTGCTTTCAACAATGCCTCGGCCATTCTCTTGGGGGGGTTCTTTGCTAAGGCCGCCATGAAATCTCTGGACTTCAAccctgctttgaaggtcgtGAGATGTACCTTGTCATCCGCCTCGTCTACTTCTAGCATTCCTCGGGTGAAACGTGTCACATAAGACCTCAATGGTTCCTTCTCCCATTGTCTGATGGTGAGTAGGTGGTCGGCAGTCCTTTTTGGACGCTACCCGCCTACGAAACGACGAATAAAGGAACTGCTCAACTGTTCGAAGTTATCAATGGACGATGTTGGCAACTTGTTGAACCACTCCCTAGCCGCCCTTTTGAGAGTAGTAGGGAAGGAGCGACACAAAATCTCATCAGGTGGCTGTTGAAGGCCTAGAGTCGTCTTGAAGGTATTCAGGTGATCCAGGGGATCTTTTAGCCCGTCGAAGGGTTCTAGCTATGGTAGACGGAACTTAGAGGGTATTGGACACTCCTGGACGGCCATGGTGAAAGATGAGTCAGTCTTCTTGACTATCCTCTCCAAGCTTTGGTCTGTCTTCCCTTTGATGGCGTTTCTCAattcgtccatctctttcctcatctCTCTTAGGAGATCCGAGCTCGCTTCTTTCGGAGTGCTGTTTCGTTTTCTGTTGCTGTCTTTGTCGTCACCCCTGTTTGCACGATTACCTTCCTGTAGCAACCGTTGCCTCATCTCTTGGTTTTGCCTGGTGAGTTCTTCCATAGTGGCTGCAAGCGACTGGATTTGTAAGGCCAATGCAGTGGGATTTGGGTTAGCACTGGATTCCATCTGGACTTGCGAGTTAACTAGGGTAGATCACGTGTTGAATGGCaatctttcccacagacggcgccaaactgatgatacTCAGATCGTCAGCCAAGGATGATCGTCCAGATTGATTTCGTCCTCAACCAACCCAATCTCCAAGAACTAGTGAAGGGAAGAATGGATGTAAGTCGCCGGCATGGTGCCTCATCCCCTTTTGGAGTTATGTATTTATATGCATGCACTCGCAGGTGGtttcttctagccgttggtggagCCTTGATGAAGACTTTATTCTTCCCTAGTAACACCCCTGCGGGGTGTTAATGATGAGCTGCCCCTCCCAACGGTCTGGAAGATGATTAATGTTTTATAACGATTCCTTGAGGAGTGGAGGTGGATTCACTCGTCCTTGAACGACGCCCATTGCTTCCAGGATGAGCTTGGATAGGTTGTCCGTCCCTAGTCGTGAACGGATGGACGTTGATGATATGATCGAGCCTATCAGGTCTCATGAGAACGGTGCAGAGATACTATCTCCCCCAGAGGGGAATGGTTATTTCCTAACAACTAGTTGGACGAATCATGTTTTTTTGCCCAAATGAAATATGTAAATACTCAATGTAGGCAATAATGAAGTTGATGTAGACTTCTATTTTATGAATACTTTCATTAGCAACAGATCATGCTATGACTAGGAATTCTGGAGTTAGGAGATATCAAGGTGAAAATTTGGGACACGCCTTAGCTGAGTAGCTCTAGGTGGACCAAGCGGGATGTGTGGTATTTGTCTagtttttcctctctcttcaaACATAAagacatatattttttaatgaataaataaataaataaataattttcattttaaacattttttatttgaaacaaaGGAGAAGTGATCAATTGTTTCCATCTTATTTTAATGGCATTACTATATTTCAATTAGCTGGAAGAAAAATGTAAGATTTTATGTCATCTTTTAAGCTCTATTTAGTATCAGTGATCATAcatcttaatatttttatgccaATATTTGGAGTTTAAAAAACCTGGTGTGAAActtgtgaaaaaaagaaaaaaagaaaagaaaagaaggtggTCTATGGCATTACTTAAATACCACCATGTTCAGTCAAGCTTAGCGAAGCCACTCAACTAAGTCCAAAGACATGTTGAAGCTCGAGCAACATGTCATCCTTCAACCCACACACAGGCCTCAGGATTGGGCCTATGTGTGGTATACTTAAATATCACCAAGTTCGCCCAAACTAAGCTACTCAATTAAGTCCAATTAATACATATTGAAGCCCAAATAATCCTTCAACCCCCACACAGGCCTCAGTGTTAGGCCACACTGCTTATCCCACAATTTTTTAGTACTTCGTTTTTACAATAATCAGGGATAGAGCCAGAGTTTTGAGTTAAGAGGGGTCATTTTACCGTTAGCTGTGTACAGTAGTTTCAACCTTTAACTCTACTACTACTTAgttattgagatttttttttttttttggtgtcggtaagaacaatattatttttgtttagaatttttttaaatgatagggttgtttattttaaataaaattggttaattgagcttaattttttttttttaagttttactattggtaatttttgttgttgaactatttttttgggcttgtatattttgttttagattttagatctataatttttttatagtcactaaaatgaggaaaatactagcgctacaaattttttttataaattattgatgtaataagtggttactagtaagtaaaaaaatgatgtgagtgGTGGGTCCATGtgcgaaccaataagaatttgctactaaaacagtttataaaaatgttgtaaaaaagtttatgagtataacattactcttaaaagaatcaaagatattgtttaagggaaaaaaatgtaattttatagaacaaaatttctaaaattagtacacacacatatatataaaataattgtggggcccaataattcatggaccaggcccatttgcccttagagagtccaaaggcccgggccgaggagaactgtggcccaagctctacaatacagagcacaaaacaattttgggaggcagccgaggacagttcagtcttcggcagatcctgaatcccaccggaataaaggggtaaaactggtatagggacgaatttgtaaggagatccaaaatatcttggggaagttatccttactacccttccagataagacccaacacatgacagagccgtactctgcaaccttatcaaccatccccaacaattccgggattagactgatgggacaaatatcagtcttgtaaagattgaccttacacgtggacgaaggacaattaacgcagatgagtataaaagaagaaggaaagtaaatctaaagggagtcccatcccacctccgaaaaagaaagactacatgggggagaacctctcaacaacaccggacctcactgaagaaagtccgtcgttggataaccgggataaggcctcaatggtcctcggatcaactccgaggagtcccatcccatagggtgcgacgccttagggcttaaatgttcaagcccaactccttttccTATAGGAATCCCTCCAAAATCAGGATCGGAACATCGCCCCGCGACCaaacccaagcttttcaagcccactctctacaaatcatattgtgagggatctttcgtgtgtgagcccaaaaatgttaatgggccgcaaaggaatcgtgcccttacaattggcgccgtctgtgggaataGAGGACCTTACCCATCTCTTCTTGCCATCAGTGGTGACTCTATGTTTAAGTGAGGGTGGTCCTGacttgcaaaaaaagaaaaagaaaagtttttatacatttgaaaagaaatttatttacaattaaACTATTGTGGTcactctaataaaaatgttgaacaccTTGACTTGAGAATCATAAAAATTAAGGTTTAACAAAAATCCTGTTTTccgcctaaaaaaaaaaggtttaacaaaaataagagtaatgttacatccacaatattttcataataattttataacaaattttatgtagTAAGCTATTATCGATTCTAATTTGGacattgatatcacttttttacccaccaatgACAGTTATTCgtataagatttattgtaaaaatgttgtaaacgtagcattacttcaaaaaaaaaattatagcccccaaacataatccttaacccCTTAAAAAGTATAAGAGAAATACGGTGGTCTTGAGTTCCCCTTAATGGTAACGGGCTTACAATAGTTATGCTTTCTTTGGCTATaaaattgcaacaattttgCTCTCTGTTGAGGTAAAAATTTTCGGGCCTTAATTTCATTAGCCCATTCACAAAAAATACCCATATAAGcctataaattattttgagccCACATAAATATTCCCCATATATATTATCCAAATATTCTCCATATTATTGGGCTTTCACAAATATTTCAtacacaaacccataaattgCCTTGGACTTTCTCACAAATATTACCCATTAAAGCCCGCATATTATCCAACTTAGGTTTTCACCAAATACTCACCATGTTGCTACCATATTAAGCCACAAAATTACACTATCTCTATAAAAAGCCCAAAAGCATTTACCTTGTGGGGAAATCCAACAAAACCAACTTTAAAGCCTGTTACGATACGACATCTCTAAAGCCCACTACGATGCGGCACCTCTAAAGGCCGCTACGATGTAGTACCTTTAAAGCCCGTTACGATATTGCATCTCTAAAGCCCGTTATGGTATCTCTAAAGCTTGCTACGATGCCGCACTTCTAAAACCCGTTACAATACGACACTTCTACTAAGTTCGTTGCTACACAACAAgatttttacaaaatcttacaaaacccaaatgctaatttggcactattttacaaagcccaaatattaatttggcacttattttacaaagcccaaatattaatttggcactattttacagagcccaaatattattttggcaactatttcaTAAAGCCCAAATGCTATTTTGACACTTGTTTTACATATACTAAATCTCTCACTCATGAGAAATATAATTATTCATCCCTCAAGAAATACCTCTCTTACAAGATTTATAAAAGTCCATGTATATCACCCATGGcaaaactattcattttgtagGGACAACCAAGTCCAAAGAAGCTTAACTACAAAGCCCAATTGGACCAACCTAATTCACACACAAATTCCAGCAGCTAGAGGTCACGTGAGCTGACCAGCCAAATCTCAGCACAACTAAACAGCTGGAGCCCATTCCCATCAAGTCCCAACTTGTCCAATCAGATCAGAAAAGAACAAGTGTCCATCAGGGGTTAAACCCTTCCTTCATAAGCTGAAATTCCATCATTTCTCATGTGACATAAAGCTGAAAGTGATGTGACAGAAAGTTGGGAAACTTCAGTCAGCtgtcacttctttcttctccacCCATTCGGTTAAGAACCAGGAGCAGCCATGCCCAGACCATTAAAGCTCTTGAAATAACTTGAAATCAATtcattttcatacaaaaaaaGTGTATTCTCTGGTTCATGAACCAAACACATAAACCCCAAATGGGGAAACTTAGGgaagtgtggtttggagggcactAAGGGGATCCCAGCAAAGTTCCCAACAAGGGCTCCAAGATTGACCCCTGGCTTGGGGTGATACAATCTGCCCTAGGGAGCTCTGATTCTAGCAGCAGCATaaccaagatcattagcctaaAGCATGTTTTAATCCCATCAGCCAAGGCCAATCA
The sequence above is drawn from the Quercus lobata isolate SW786 chromosome 12, ValleyOak3.0 Primary Assembly, whole genome shotgun sequence genome and encodes:
- the LOC115970126 gene encoding uncharacterized protein LOC115970126, giving the protein MPVDQILMEIRDEPSLKWLRPLHSAPSLRDKRKYCRFHKDHGHYTEDCRDLKEQIEELIRNGKLQQYVKRGDSGRYDQKSQQGGSRKDKDRPPPRPQSALGEIKTIVGGPTTGGSFKSLRKSYQRQVNSVHSIPPLKQRRTNQDMYFSEEDARGVKQPYDDPLVIMIMIEGSIREESWSIVGAQPI